One Temnothorax longispinosus isolate EJ_2023e chromosome 8, Tlon_JGU_v1, whole genome shotgun sequence genomic region harbors:
- the LOC139818099 gene encoding monocarboxylate transporter 9 isoform X5, translating into MILATADSPEGRKRSLSCHDTRAMAADSADQRLDRFVTESEYSVEEQSRLTGADGPGGDEASPDDEGGSLCEYHDIPPPPDGGYGWVVVFASFMCNMIVDGIAYTFGVFLGEFVNYFGEGKGKTAWVGSLLSGMYLSAGPVVSALTNKYGCRAVCMAGSFLGAAAFVLSTFSSSVNMLMVTYGIMGGIGFGLIYLPAVVCVGYYFETKRSLATGIAVCGSGFGTFAFAPLATMLLEEYSWKGANLILAGLILNCAVFGAMMRPLEYPKASSVKPLLQRMAEEKRFQMERGSIGGSYFMVQLPDGSMEKRMKMPINIDPGVHSSFNLDQLVPGTPLTPVPTVPTLPTISEVKVQEHSSSGHTSDSGSMDLKNISNKSKSKKNVDETKDTKDAEKPENEFNKTIIPRNASQPAFTTHVQGLPKNGSVPFFDRIRKTSTSERYKPSLSAIKNSRTTLNSNGDIRKSLHLRLSASSMLGSRNNNAEADDGESITFTTSKASIVPKEKPMVVRPLSRKDIFYSGSVVNLPEYQSQKSLANYRQSVVSIPKSVRGDLKDIDIEKAQQQPLCPCLVLPDSFKEALATMMDMSLLKDPVFLLIGISNVFGMAGLYVPFVYLVDAAVLDGIESNSASFLLSIIGITNTIGRVACGYVADFPQVDSLLLNNICLIISTLAVAATPFCHTYVAYIVMSIFFGIAISGYISLTSIILVDLLGLDKLTNAFGLLILFRGAAAIVGSPLAGAVYDATQSYSIPFFMAGFFFLVSTITSFMAPAMKRCTTPQTQPVILDTLTPIDEDIEEENEEDIPEIVETAPSPLEPPEKEIKQIESVL; encoded by the exons ATGATCCTCGCCACGGCCGACAGCCCCGAGGGGAGAAAACGAAGCTTATCGTGCCACGATACACGCGCTATGGCTGCTGATTCGGCGGACCAGCGTCTCGACCGTTTCGTC ACGGAGAGCGAATACTCAGTAGAAGAACAATCGAGATTAACGGGAGCCGATGGACCGGGTGGCGATGAAGCTTCGCCGGATGATGAGGGAGGTTCGCTCTGCGAGTACCACGATATACCACCACCTCCGGACGGTGGATATGGTTGGGTGGTGGTATTTGCATCGTTTATGTGTAACATGATAGTGGACGGTATTGCCTACACGTTCGGCGTCTTTCTGGGGGAATTTGTTAACTACTTTGGGGAAGGAAAGGGCAAGACCGCCTGGGTTGGATCGTTGCTGTCTGGAATGTACCTCAGCGCTG GCCCCGTTGTCAGTGCATTAACGAATAAATATGGCTGTAGAGCAGTATGTATGGCAGGAAGTTTCTTAGGCGCCGCCGCATTTGTACTTTCGACGTTTTCGAGCAGTGTAAATATGCTTATGGTGACTTATGGTATTATGGGAG GGATTGGATTCGGTTTGATATATCTACCCGCAGTAGTTTGTGTAGGCTATTACTTTGAAACCAAGAGATCCCTAGCTACCGGCATAGCTGTATGTGGATCGGGATTCGGTacgttcgcgttcgcgccTCTTGCGACCATGTTACTGGAGGAGTACAGCTGGAAGGGAGCAAACCTAATCCTGGCTGGCCTCATCTTAAATTGCGCA GTATTCGGTGCCATGATGAGACCTCTGGAATATCCAAAAGCTTCCTCGGTTAAACCATTATTGCAAAGAATGGCCGAGGAGAAGAGATTTCAAATGGAACGTGGTAGTATCGGTGGCTCCTATTTTATGGTACAATTACCGGATGGATCCATGGAAAAGAGAATGAAAATGCCCATTAATATTGATCCCGGTGTTCATTCCAGCTTCAATTTAGACCAATTAGTGCCTG GAACTCCTTTAACACCAGTTCCGACGGTGCCAACCCTTCCCACCATATCTGAAGTGAAGGTACAAGAGCACTCTTCTAGTGGACATACTAGCGATAGCGGTAGCATGGATTTAAAGAACATCTCCAACAAGTCCAAGAGCAAGAAAAATGTTGATGAAACCAAAGACACAAAGGACGCAGAGAAGCCTGAGAATGAGTTTAACAAGACGATAATTCCCAGAAACGCGTCGCAGCCGGCTTTCACGACCCACGTTCAAGGTTTGCCTAAAAACGGCTCCGTGCCATTCTTTGACAGAATCCGTAAAACGAGTACCAGCGAACGCTACAAGCCTAGCCTTAGTGCAATAAAGAATTCTAGGACAACGCTTAATTCTAACGGAGATATAAGAAAGAGCTTGCATCTGAGACTTTCCGCGAGCAGCATGTTGGGATCGCGAAATAACAATGCTGAGGCTGAT GATGGTGAGAGTATTACCTTTACTACCAGTAAAGCTAGTATAGTCCCAAAGGAGAAACCAATGGTGGTCCGTCCCTTGTCGAGAAAGGATATTTTCTACAGTGGTAGCGTAGTCAATTTACCAGAATACCAAAGCCAGAAATCCCTCGCCAATTATCGTCAGAGTGTTGTATCTATTCCCAAATCTGTACGTGGTGACTTGAAAGATATTGATATTGAAAAAGCGCAACAAC aaccCTTGTGTCCTTGCTTGGTATTACCCGATTCGTTTAAGGAAGCTTTAGCGACGATGATGGATATGTCTTTATTGAAAGATCCTGTTTTTCTCCTAATTGGTATTAGCAACGTGTTTGGTATGGCTGGATTGTATGTTCCTTTTGTATATCTGGTGGATGCCGCGGTCTTAGat ggAATTGAAAGCAATTCTGCATCGTtcttattatctattattggAATAACGAACACTATAGGTCGTGTGGCTTGTGGATATGTTGCCGATTTTCCGCAAGTTGATTCCTTATTGTTgaacaatatttgcttaattaTATCTACACTCGCAGTAGCTGCTACGCCGTTTTGCCATACTTATGTCGCTTATATCGTCATGAGCATATTTTTTGGGATAGCAATAT CTGGATATATCTCATTAACATCAATCATCTTGGTGGATCTCTTGGGATTAGACAAGTTAACGAACGCTTTCGGCCTTTTAATTCTATTCAGAGGGGCTGCCGCTATAGTTGGCTCACCCTTAGCGGGCGCTGTTTATGACGCGACGCAAAGTTATAGTATTCCGTTCTTCATGGCAGGGTTCTTCTTCCTTGTAAGCACTATTACTAGTTTCATGGCCCCTGCTATGAAACGGTGTACCACACCGCag ACTCAACCTGTGATATTAGATACATTGACTCCAATTGACGAAGATATTGAGGAAGAGAACGAGGAGGATATACCAGAGATAGTAGAAACCGCGCCGTCACCCCTAGAGCCACCCGAGAAGGAGATCAAGCAAATAGAGTCTGTTTTATAA